From the Ptychodera flava strain L36383 unplaced genomic scaffold, AS_Pfla_20210202 Scaffold_46__1_contigs__length_1169225_pilon, whole genome shotgun sequence genome, one window contains:
- the LOC139128245 gene encoding uncharacterized protein, which produces MHSPNREISGKKARDIIKTALTQREYEGREAKIVSWVKDKFCQWRQEERRKVLAKEQTMIKYKMMDTEELLLNIARNKKAKPDNTAQAELAIMRKFAREGFREEDGDFYFQFKNYRAMYNLYDLTEERRQGIIHEDTQFNYSSPNLPDLSPSCSQSENIPSPTFD; this is translated from the exons GACATCATCAAGACAGCACTCACCCAACGGGAGTACGAAGGAAGAGAGGCTAAAATAGTTAGTTGGGTAAAGGACAAATTCTGTCAATGGCGTCAAGAAGAACGCAGAAAG GTGCTTGCAAAGGAACAGACCATGATTAAATATAAGATGATGGATACAGAAGAGCTGTTGTTAAACATTGCCAGAAACAAGAAAGCGAAACCGGACAACACAGCGCAGGCTGAGTTGGCCATAATG AGGAAGTTTGCAAGGGaaggtttcagagaagaagatggggatttttattttcagtttaaGAATTACCGGGCAATGTATAATTTGTATGATTTAACAGAAGAGAGAAGACAGGGTATCATTCATGAAGACACTCAATTTAACTACTCCTCCCCCAATTTACCAGATCTGTCTCCTTCATGTTCACAATCCGAAAATATTCCATCCCCAACATTTGATTGA